Proteins encoded by one window of Mustela erminea isolate mMusErm1 chromosome 5, mMusErm1.Pri, whole genome shotgun sequence:
- the CCDC197 gene encoding uncharacterized protein CCDC197 isoform X3, with amino-acid sequence MPQGYERAQVPSEPAYEPGATRATGVAGESSRGHNEGEEAEGPDEALVGAMVEHYGQLFTISQDIQEHLEAFSKMSQVFHQRLESLEESHRVLIPTLKIRLCQLQKRCHHEWKLWGLGHRVTSRKDMDSYNNQLLNDLQRIINNMVRQCSSSAHRSASTHCAPESMGLFSKLDLIQEFMLDKMETVKFISLLMEPRVCRSGDRLKNPRRYSSSFRKCPRNQDSVPRTPLPGTQTSERSSSS; translated from the exons ATGCCGCAGGGGTATGAAAGGGCACAGGTGCCAAGCGAGCCTGCCTATGAACCCGGTGCCACCAGAGCCACTGGTGTGGCTGGCGAAAGTTCTCGAG GCCACAatgaaggggaggaggcagaggggccaGACGAGGCCCTGGTGGGGGCCATGGTGGAGCACTATGGGCAGCTCTTCACGATCAGCCAGGACATCCAGGAGCATCTGGAAGCCTTCTCCAAGATGAGCCAGGTCTTCCACCAGAGGCTGGAGTCTCTAGAGGAGAGCCACAGGGTTCTTATCCCG ACCCTCAAGATTCGGCTGTGCCAGCTGCAGAAGCGATGTCATCATGAGTGGAAGCTGTGGGGGTTGGGACACCGTGTCACCTCCCGGAAGGACATGGACAGCTATAAT AACCAGCTGCTCAACGACCTGCAAAGGATCATCAACAACATGGTCCGGCAGTGCTCCTCCTCCGCCCACCGCTCCGCCTCCACCCACTGCGCGCCTGAGAGCATGGGCCTCTTCTCGAAGCTCGACCTGATTCAG gAATTTATGTTGGACAAAATGGAGACAGTGAAATTTATCTCACTGCTCATGGAACCCAGAGTATGCCGGTCAGGGGACCGTCTCAAGAACCCCAGAAGATACTCCAGCTCCTTCAGGAAATGCCCAAGGAATCAAGATTCGGTCCCCAGAACTCCCCTTCCGGGCACCCAGACTTCGGAGCGCTCCAGCTCGAGCTGA
- the CCDC197 gene encoding uncharacterized protein CCDC197 isoform X2, whose protein sequence is MLVAMDTSQGAGPSVASDKDRDLQELLQELGQLQAKQRKLKREVEKHKLFEDYLIKVLEIIPKGHNEGEEAEGPDEALVGAMVEHYGQLFTISQDIQEHLEAFSKMSQTLKIRLCQLQKRCHHEWKLWGLGHRVTSRKDMDSYNNQLLNDLQRIINNMVRQCSSSAHRSASTHCAPESMGLFSKLDLIQEFMLDKMETVKFISLLMEPRVCRSGDRLKNPRRYSSSFRKCPRNQDSVPRTPLPGTQTSERSSSS, encoded by the exons ATGCTGGTGGCCATGGACACCAGCCAGGGGGCTGGCCCGAGCGTTGCCAGCGACAAGGACAGGGACCTGCAGGAGCTGTTGCAGGAACTCGGCCAGCTCCAGGCAAA gcagaggaagctgAAGAGAGAGGTTGAGAAGCACAAGCTTTTTGAAGACTATCTGATTAAGGTCCTTGAGATAATCCCTAAGG GCCACAatgaaggggaggaggcagaggggccaGACGAGGCCCTGGTGGGGGCCATGGTGGAGCACTATGGGCAGCTCTTCACGATCAGCCAGGACATCCAGGAGCATCTGGAAGCCTTCTCCAAGATGAGCCAG ACCCTCAAGATTCGGCTGTGCCAGCTGCAGAAGCGATGTCATCATGAGTGGAAGCTGTGGGGGTTGGGACACCGTGTCACCTCCCGGAAGGACATGGACAGCTATAAT AACCAGCTGCTCAACGACCTGCAAAGGATCATCAACAACATGGTCCGGCAGTGCTCCTCCTCCGCCCACCGCTCCGCCTCCACCCACTGCGCGCCTGAGAGCATGGGCCTCTTCTCGAAGCTCGACCTGATTCAG gAATTTATGTTGGACAAAATGGAGACAGTGAAATTTATCTCACTGCTCATGGAACCCAGAGTATGCCGGTCAGGGGACCGTCTCAAGAACCCCAGAAGATACTCCAGCTCCTTCAGGAAATGCCCAAGGAATCAAGATTCGGTCCCCAGAACTCCCCTTCCGGGCACCCAGACTTCGGAGCGCTCCAGCTCGAGCTGA
- the CCDC197 gene encoding uncharacterized protein CCDC197 isoform X1, whose product MLVAMDTSQGAGPSVASDKDRDLQELLQELGQLQAKQRKLKREVEKHKLFEDYLIKVLEIIPKGHNEGEEAEGPDEALVGAMVEHYGQLFTISQDIQEHLEAFSKMSQVFHQRLESLEESHRVLIPTLKIRLCQLQKRCHHEWKLWGLGHRVTSRKDMDSYNNQLLNDLQRIINNMVRQCSSSAHRSASTHCAPESMGLFSKLDLIQEFMLDKMETVKFISLLMEPRVCRSGDRLKNPRRYSSSFRKCPRNQDSVPRTPLPGTQTSERSSSS is encoded by the exons ATGCTGGTGGCCATGGACACCAGCCAGGGGGCTGGCCCGAGCGTTGCCAGCGACAAGGACAGGGACCTGCAGGAGCTGTTGCAGGAACTCGGCCAGCTCCAGGCAAA gcagaggaagctgAAGAGAGAGGTTGAGAAGCACAAGCTTTTTGAAGACTATCTGATTAAGGTCCTTGAGATAATCCCTAAGG GCCACAatgaaggggaggaggcagaggggccaGACGAGGCCCTGGTGGGGGCCATGGTGGAGCACTATGGGCAGCTCTTCACGATCAGCCAGGACATCCAGGAGCATCTGGAAGCCTTCTCCAAGATGAGCCAGGTCTTCCACCAGAGGCTGGAGTCTCTAGAGGAGAGCCACAGGGTTCTTATCCCG ACCCTCAAGATTCGGCTGTGCCAGCTGCAGAAGCGATGTCATCATGAGTGGAAGCTGTGGGGGTTGGGACACCGTGTCACCTCCCGGAAGGACATGGACAGCTATAAT AACCAGCTGCTCAACGACCTGCAAAGGATCATCAACAACATGGTCCGGCAGTGCTCCTCCTCCGCCCACCGCTCCGCCTCCACCCACTGCGCGCCTGAGAGCATGGGCCTCTTCTCGAAGCTCGACCTGATTCAG gAATTTATGTTGGACAAAATGGAGACAGTGAAATTTATCTCACTGCTCATGGAACCCAGAGTATGCCGGTCAGGGGACCGTCTCAAGAACCCCAGAAGATACTCCAGCTCCTTCAGGAAATGCCCAAGGAATCAAGATTCGGTCCCCAGAACTCCCCTTCCGGGCACCCAGACTTCGGAGCGCTCCAGCTCGAGCTGA